One Oenanthe melanoleuca isolate GR-GAL-2019-014 chromosome 3, OMel1.0, whole genome shotgun sequence DNA segment encodes these proteins:
- the LOC130250635 gene encoding cytochrome P450 1B1: MEAECNSMAFERLGEALRGIPPLQSSLLILLCLLAAIHLGKLVLQHQQRRRQGQRRAPPGPFPWPLIGNAAQLGSAPHLSFARLASTYGAVFQLRLGRWPVVVLNGERAIRQALVRQGAAFAGRPPFPSFQLVSGGLSLAFGGYSELWKLHRRAAHATVRAFSTGSPATRRLLERHLVGEARALVALLVRGSAGGAFLDPSRVLVVAVANVMSALCFGRRYSHGDGEFLRIVGRNEQFGRAVGAGSLVDALPWLQRFPSPIRAAYRAFRDLNRDFYGFVRGKFLQHQRSLRPGAAPRDMMDAFIRLQREQPLLQLEHVPATVTDIFGASQDTLSTALQWLLIFLIRYPKVQAKMQEEVDRIVGRDRLPCVEDQPHLPYIMAFLYESMRFSSFVPVTIPHATTTNTFIMGYLIPKDTVIFVNQWSVNHDPAKWSNPEDFDPTRFLDENGFINKDLTSSVMIFSLGKRRCIGEELSKVQLFLFTSILVHQCNFTANPNEDPKMDFTYGLTIKPKPFTLNVTLRDTMDLLDQAVQRLQAEKAASESQLSANA; the protein is encoded by the exons ATGGAAGCAGAGTGCAACAG CATGGCCTTCGAGAGGCTCGGGGAAGCGCTGCGCGGCATTCCCCCGTTGCAAAGCTCCCTCCTGatcctcctctgcctgctcGCCGCCATCCACCTGGGCAAACTCgtcctgcagcatcagcagcgCCGGCGGCAGGGCCAGCGCCGGGCACCGCCGGGCCCTTTCCCCTGGCCCCTGATCGGCAACGCTGCGCAGCTGGGCAGCGCCCCGCATCTCTCCTTCGCCCGGCTGGCCAGCACCTACGGCGCCGTGTTCCAGCTGCGCCTGGGGCGCTGGCCCGTGGTGGTGCTGAACGGGGAGCGCGCCATCCGGCAGGCCCTCGTCCGCCAGGGGGCCGCCTTCGCCGGCCGGCCGCCCTTCCCGTCCTTCCAGCTGGTGTCGGGCGGGCTCAGCCTGGCCTTCGGCGGCTACTCGGAGCTCTGGAAGCTGCACCGGCGGGCGGCGCACGCAACGGTGCGCGCCTTCTCCACGGGCAGCCCCGCCACCCGCCGCCTGCTGGAGCGGCACCTGGTGGGCGAGGCGCGGGCGCTGGTGGCGCTGCTGGTGCGCGGCAGCGCCGGCGGCGCCTTCCTCGACCCCTCGCGCGTCCTGGTGGTGGCCGTGGCCAACGTGATGAGCGCCCTGTGCTTCGGCCGCCGCTACAGCCACGGCGACGGCGAGTTCCTGCGCATCGTGGGGCGCAACGAGCAGTTCGGGCGGGCGGTGGGCGCCGGCAGCCTGGTGGATGCGCTGCCCTGGCTCCAGcgcttccccagccccatccgCGCCGCATACCGCGCCTTCCGCGACCTCAACCGCGACTTCTACGGCTTCGTCCGCGGCAagttcctgcagcaccagcgCAGCTTGCGCCCCGGGGCTGCCCCCCGAGACATGATGGACGCCTTCATCCGCCTGCAGCGGGAGCAGccgctgctgcagctggagcacgTGCCCGCCACCGTCACCGACATCTTCGGCGCCAGCCAGGACACCctctccacagccctgcagtggctcctcatcttcctcatcaG GTATCCGAAAGTGCAGGCTAAAATGCAAGAAGAAGTGGATAGGATTGTTGGAAGAGACCGTCTGCCGTGCGTTGAAGATCAGCCTCACCTGCCCTACATCATGGCTTTCCTGTATGAATCCATGCGTTTCAGCAGCTTTGTGCCTGTGACCATCCCACATGCCACCACAACCAACACCTTCATCATGGGCTACCTCATTCCCAAGGACACTGTCATCTTTGTCAATCAGTGGTCAGTGAATCATGACCCAGCAAAATGGTCCAACCCAGAGGATTTTGATCCAACAAGATTCCTGGATGAGAATGGGTTCATCAATAAAGATCTTACTAGCAGCGTGATGATTTTCTCGCTGGGAAAGCGTCGCTGTATTGGAGAGGAGTTATCCAAGGTGCAGCTCTTTCTCTTTACCTCCATATTGGTGCATCAGTGCAATTTTACTGCTAATCCAAATGAGGACCCTAAAATGGACTTTACCTATGGGCTGACCATTAAACCTAAGCCATTCACCTTAAATGTTACGCTTAGGGATACGATGGATTTGCTCGATCAGGCTGTCCAAAGACTGCAAGCAGAGAAAGCAGCCAGTGAAAGTCAGCTGTCAGCAAATGCCTAA